caagtatatttgatgctgtttacatatagaagttgaaactcatggtataacagtgtattcacattgaatacaagtatatttgacgcagtttacatatagaagtaaaaactcatggtataacagtgtattcacattgaatacaagtatatttgatgcagtttacatatagaagtaaaaactcatggtataacagtgtattcacattgaatacaagtatatttgatgctgtttacatatagaagtaaaaacttatggtataacagtgtattcacattgaatacaagtatatttgatgcagtttacatatagaagtaaaaactcatggtataatagtgtattcacattgaattcaattatatttgatgctgtttacatttagaagtaaaaacttatagtataacagtgtattcacattgaatacaagtatatttgatgctgtttacatatagaagtaaaaagtcatggtataacagtgtattcacattgaatacaagtatattccatgcagtttacatatagaagcaaaaactcatggtataacaatgtattcacattgaatacaagtatattccatgcagtttacatatagaagtaaaaactcatggtataacagtgtattcacattgaatacaagtatatttgatgctgtttacatatagaagtaaaaactcatggtatatgatgtttttcaaaataagcTCTTTGAGAACAGAAATGATTTCGTTCTGGATTGTCGGACCAAGATAGTGAACACTGGTTTCCTTTGAAGCGGACCGTCGAAGGTGTTCTTTAGTAATGTCGTCAAATTGCCCCAGAAGTTCAATGGCTTTCAAAAAATTCCCATTTGATCtaaagtagagttagtttttAGTCGAAGTTCAAGATCCAATCACTAAATGCTTTCAAATGCTTTTGGTTTTTCTCGTGTTTTTCCAATGCAGTTGAAGTATGGGTCCAGTCATCGAAACCTCTCTTAGTCCATGAAGTACTTTCGTTGGAAAAAAGTTTGCAGCAAAAGCAAAATAAAGAGTCTGCTGACACAGAATACATAAGCCATTTTCTTGGAACCATTTCTCCATTTGGCATACGACGAATAAAAAATCTTTCATTGaatcttctcttcttttcattgCTAGGatattcaaaatttttgatttgacGAAAGCCTTTTTTCACTAAAGTTTGGCGTAAATCTTCATTTATAATCGTTGGCCACGTAGCAGGATCTTTAGCGTCAAATGAACCTTCAGTGCTGACTTTCTCTACAAAGACAGTGATATCTAAATTTGAGATTTTCAGAATATCTGGATTATTTTCTGTGTCGGGGTCAGGGCCTGCCGTCTCAGCCTGAAGTAATTCTAGATCTAGGTCTTGGTTTTCTAACTCTTCAGTCTCTTCTTCTCGCTGGCTATGCTCTTTTGGCTGTTGTTGATCCTTATTATTACCTATATTTagatattaaaaaatacacaTGAGTAAAGAAGgatataaaatgaaatactATATTTAAAGAATATGATGAGAAATGATACCAATGACTGAcagtatttct
This DNA window, taken from Daphnia magna isolate NIES unplaced genomic scaffold, ASM2063170v1.1 Dm_contigs353, whole genome shotgun sequence, encodes the following:
- the LOC123468414 gene encoding zinc finger MYM-type protein 5-like, translating into MSDQQVKKRLRQSGSQYRLQKQRRSEENSKQGSALLQFLKPANSNNKDQQQPKEHSQREEETEELENQDLDLELLQAETAGPDPDTENNPDILKISNLDITVFVEKVSTEGSFDAKDPATWPTIINEDLRQTLVKKGFRQIKNFEYPSNEKKRRFNERFFIRRMPNGEMVPRKWLMYSVSADSLFCFCCKLFSNESTSWTKRGFDDWTHTSTALEKHEKNQKHLKAFSDWILNFD